From the genome of Vicia villosa cultivar HV-30 ecotype Madison, WI linkage group LG2, Vvil1.0, whole genome shotgun sequence, one region includes:
- the LOC131650123 gene encoding uncharacterized protein LOC131650123, which produces MKNQTGGGWQEVRRKGRSANFSSRWDILRNSTEGSKGVITSFFITNFDNRWRARDLFFEFKDLGVVDEIVIPPKKDWRGEKYGFMRFAEVENVGLLEVKLDNLWLEGRKLKANVSKFKRKDLKEDNLEKRKVFSKGNVVGNEEGLTKGFQKEAGRYGFSRRAGGVDEHNKQFRSYADTVINKPLQFNNHKGINLKLSNQNLKTGEASNKEEETFKTFIYSSSLEEQNKYRKAMVGIARSPGMAFGVSKSLLAEGIFTVVATPLGPNLCLLEETVDGDLDRLLSEAWVWKDRWFKEVRKWQKKDVECFRSVWVSIFGIPCFVRNRRFCELLLSDIGVVANGEILEEQQLRMDVTNLMIFTDKLDTINLKIAVFIDGETFHCLVKEDATVRVGDMDGSTVASEDDEWSEPESCSEVRVKVDRTARCEKQVDFPAPVGGEGNGAIDGDPSVCVRSGERRCSEKQHVKVDVKGVKDVSHKRNDLELEGGLQSRS; this is translated from the coding sequence ATGAAGAACCAAACTGGCGGAGGGTGGCAAGAGGTCAGGAGGAAGGGGAGGTCTGCAAATTTTAGTAGCAGGTGGGATATCCTGAGAAATTCTACAGAAGGCTCCAAGGGTGTTATCACTTCATTCTTCATAACAAACTTTGACAACAGATGGAGAGCCAGGGACCTTTTCTTCGAATTCAAGGACCTAGGTGTGGTGGACGAAATTGTAATTCCACCTAAGAAGGACTGGAGAGGCGAGAAGTACGGTTTCATGAGATTCGCAGAGGTTGAAAATGTCGGATTATTGGAGGTTAAATTGGACAACTTGTGGCTCGAAGGAAGAAAGTTAAAGGCCAATGTGTCTAAGTTTAAAAGGAAGGATCTGAAGGAGGATAACctggagaagagaaaagtgttCTCTAAAGGCAATGTAGTAGGTAATGAAGAAGGTTTAACCAAAGGCTTTCAAAAGGAAGCGGGGAGGTATGGATTCTCAAGAAGGGCAGGAGGGGTTGACGAGCATAACAAGCAGTTCAGATCGTATGCGGATACAGTGATAAACAAACCTCTGCAATTCAACAATCACAAGGGGATAAACCTGAAGTTATCCAATCAGAACCTAAAAACAGGGGAGGCAAGCAATAAGGAGGAGGAAACATTCAAAACTTTTATCTATAGCTCTAGCCTAGAGGAGCAAAACAAATACCGGAAAGCTATGGTGGGAATAGCAAGATCACCTGGTATGGCTTTCGGTGTTAGTAAAAGTCTCTTGGCCGAGGGCATATTCACAGTGGTAGCTACCCCTTTGGGCCCAAATCTCTGCCTGTTGGAAGAAACGGTGGATGGAGATCTGGATAGGTTATTGTCGGAAGCTTGGGTTTGGAAAGACAGATGGTTCAAGGAGGTGAGGAAGTGGCAGAAGAAAGACGTTGAATGCTTCAGATCTGTGTGGGTGTCCATTTTCGGAATTCCATGCTTTGTGAGGAATAGAAGATTTTGTGAGCTTCTCCTTTCTGACATTGGGGTTGTGGCCAATGGAGAGATTTTGGAGGAACAACAACTAAGGATGGATGTTACTAATCTGATGATCTTCACGGACAAATTGGATACGATTAACCTAAAAATCGCGGTTTTCATAGATGGTGAGACTTTCCACTGTTTGGTGAAGGAAGACGCGACGGTGAGGGTGGGAGATATGGATGGTTcgacggtggcttcggaggatGATGAGTGGTCGGAACCGGAGTCTTGCTCGGAGGTGCGGGTAAAGGTGGATCGAACGGCGAGGTGCGAAAAACAGGTTGATTTTCCGGCTCCGGTAGGGGGCGAGGGCAACGGTGCAATCGATGGTGACCCTTCGGTCTGTGTCAGAAGTGGAGAGAGAAGGTGTTCAGAGAAGCAGCATGTAAAGGTTGATGTGAAAGGGGTCAAGGATGTAAGTCACAAAAGGAACGATTTAGAGCTTGAAGGTGGTTTGCAGAGTAGATCATAG